Proteins encoded in a region of the Bacillus marinisedimentorum genome:
- a CDS encoding spore maturation protein, with the protein MNVISGLSLWLIPVIIGFILLYGTWKRVPVYEVFAEGGKEGLKIAFSIIPFLVGMLVSISILRASGALDFLINMVQPFLLAAGIPAEIVPLAVLRPISGTAALGLTSDLIATYGPDSLIGRMASTMQGSTDTTLYILTVYFGAVGIKKMGDSLKVGLISDLIGLIAAVTVVLIVFS; encoded by the coding sequence TTGAATGTCATCTCAGGCCTGTCCCTCTGGCTGATTCCTGTCATTATCGGGTTTATTTTGCTTTACGGGACATGGAAGCGGGTCCCGGTTTATGAAGTTTTTGCGGAAGGCGGGAAAGAAGGATTGAAAATTGCTTTTTCAATCATTCCCTTTCTTGTCGGCATGCTTGTGTCGATTTCCATCCTGCGTGCATCAGGGGCGCTGGATTTTTTGATCAATATGGTCCAGCCGTTTCTTCTGGCCGCCGGGATTCCGGCTGAAATCGTGCCCCTGGCTGTTCTGCGGCCAATATCAGGGACGGCTGCCCTCGGTTTGACGAGTGATCTTATCGCCACTTACGGCCCTGATTCCCTCATTGGCAGAATGGCTTCGACCATGCAGGGAAGCACCGATACGACTCTTTATATTTTGACTGTTTATTTTGGGGCGGTCGGCATTAAGAAAATGGGGGATTCACTGAAAGTGGGTCTGATATCAGATTTGATAGGACTCATTGCGGCCGTTACGGTTGTTCTGATTGTTTTCTCATAA
- a CDS encoding nucleoside recognition domain-containing protein, giving the protein MVNIIWVAMTVFGIMFAMVSGTLEEVNKAVFTGAKEAVTICIGLISVLVFWLGLMKIAEEAGLLSKLAALFKPLVMRLFPDIPADHPAAGYILSNMIANMFGLGNAATPVGIKAMEQMKQLNGGKDEASRSMITFLAINTSSLTLVPTTVIAIRLNYSSAAPAEIVGTTVIATACSTMGAILVDRYFYHRRTKRGEG; this is encoded by the coding sequence ATGGTTAATATCATATGGGTGGCCATGACGGTATTCGGCATCATGTTCGCCATGGTTTCCGGTACGCTGGAAGAAGTGAATAAGGCCGTCTTCACCGGTGCAAAAGAAGCGGTCACCATATGCATCGGCTTGATCAGCGTACTTGTGTTCTGGCTTGGCTTGATGAAAATTGCAGAGGAAGCTGGACTGCTTTCAAAGCTGGCCGCCTTGTTCAAGCCATTGGTGATGAGGCTGTTCCCGGACATTCCGGCCGACCATCCGGCAGCGGGATATATTTTGTCAAACATGATTGCGAACATGTTCGGCCTCGGGAATGCCGCAACACCAGTCGGCATAAAGGCAATGGAGCAGATGAAACAGTTGAACGGCGGAAAAGATGAAGCATCTCGGTCCATGATCACCTTTCTTGCTATCAATACATCAAGCCTGACACTAGTGCCGACAACTGTAATTGCCATCAGGCTGAACTACAGCTCGGCCGCCCCTGCCGAAATCGTCGGGACAACAGTAATTGCTACTGCTTGCTCCACAATGGGAGCCATTCTGGTGGACCGTTACTTTTATCACAGGCGGACGAAAAGAGGGGAGGGATAG
- a CDS encoding D-alanyl-D-alanine carboxypeptidase family protein, with product MRILRKGIPFLLAAVLGLAVMVDPARTAAAPSVSAASSVLMEQSSGRVIFAKNAHEKMRIASITKIMTAILAIESGKLDEKSKVSKRAVYTEGSSIYLQEGEKIKLEDLVYGLMLRSGNDAAVAIAEMVGGSVEGFAHLMNEKAAQIGMTNTVFSNPHGLDDHEEHYSTAYDMALLTKYAMQNETYRKISGTVRHTAPNPNEEWDRKWKNKNKLVTGMYEFSTGGKTGYTKRARRTLVSTATKGGSDMICVTLDAPDDWQDHMNLFNWGFKEYKIYRIAEKGGLEDIDNPFYKGHVLIKRDVTYPLTDEEKQKLRVSVSLRSDYDKSWEKSRQQIKAGKLTVFLEDGEILSVPVYYTAEEVKRTWWESFTKSLFSLNGAGYHG from the coding sequence ATGCGTATCTTGAGAAAAGGAATTCCGTTTTTGCTGGCGGCGGTCTTAGGACTTGCTGTTATGGTGGACCCGGCCCGGACAGCAGCTGCGCCTTCTGTATCAGCGGCTTCATCTGTGCTGATGGAACAGTCCAGCGGCCGGGTGATCTTTGCGAAAAATGCCCATGAAAAAATGAGGATTGCAAGCATCACGAAGATAATGACGGCAATTCTAGCAATCGAATCGGGGAAACTTGATGAGAAATCGAAAGTATCAAAACGTGCTGTATATACGGAAGGGTCTTCCATCTATTTGCAGGAAGGTGAAAAAATTAAACTGGAAGACCTAGTATACGGACTTATGCTCCGCTCCGGAAATGACGCAGCGGTGGCGATTGCTGAAATGGTCGGCGGCAGTGTCGAAGGATTTGCGCACCTGATGAATGAAAAAGCGGCTCAAATCGGGATGACGAACACCGTTTTTTCCAACCCGCACGGCCTTGATGACCATGAAGAACATTATTCGACTGCATATGATATGGCGCTGTTGACAAAGTATGCAATGCAAAATGAAACATACCGGAAAATTTCCGGCACGGTTAGGCACACCGCCCCAAATCCGAACGAAGAATGGGACAGGAAATGGAAAAACAAAAATAAGCTTGTCACCGGCATGTACGAGTTTTCGACAGGAGGGAAGACAGGATACACGAAGCGGGCGCGCAGGACACTCGTCTCCACTGCAACAAAGGGGGGCAGCGATATGATTTGCGTAACGCTTGATGCCCCGGACGATTGGCAGGATCATATGAATCTTTTCAATTGGGGATTTAAGGAGTATAAGATTTACAGGATTGCGGAGAAAGGCGGACTGGAGGATATCGACAATCCTTTTTATAAAGGGCATGTCCTGATAAAACGGGATGTTACATATCCCCTGACGGATGAAGAAAAACAAAAATTGAGGGTCTCGGTCAGCCTCCGCTCTGATTATGATAAGAGCTGGGAAAAGTCCAGACAGCAAATCAAGGCCGGGAAACTGACTGTTTTCCTTGAGGATGGGGAGATTCTATCCGTGCCGGTATATTACACGGCTGAGGAAGTAAAACGAACCTGGTGGGAATCGTTCACAAAATCACTGTTTTCCTTGAACGGAGCCGGATACCATGGTTAA
- a CDS encoding DUF3907 family protein: protein MGNSMVQSQSEQARSFLERVSTKMENYLNGITLQQLIEENPSGDPDYYRGLLSSIRRLHVFAEEGLDACTVVLKDESFRKAAAEKTLYWIYHTVIEEFFSPRSDLWSENSRAAYTGKNSISFAEQAPESLKKLMADLEGDFQEMREELEYYETDYKTKVLQARRQENSL, encoded by the coding sequence ATGGGAAACAGTATGGTGCAATCACAGAGTGAACAGGCAAGGTCCTTTTTGGAACGCGTTTCAACAAAAATGGAAAACTATTTAAATGGAATTACCCTCCAGCAGCTGATTGAGGAAAATCCTTCCGGCGACCCGGATTATTATCGGGGATTATTGAGCAGCATCAGAAGGCTGCACGTGTTTGCGGAAGAAGGTCTTGATGCATGTACCGTCGTATTGAAGGACGAGTCATTTCGGAAAGCGGCAGCCGAAAAAACTCTTTACTGGATTTACCATACGGTCATCGAGGAGTTTTTCTCCCCGCGTTCCGATCTTTGGTCTGAAAACAGCAGGGCTGCTTATACAGGAAAAAATTCCATTTCCTTTGCGGAACAGGCCCCTGAATCGCTGAAAAAGCTGATGGCAGACCTTGAAGGGGATTTCCAGGAGATGCGCGAGGAACTTGAGTATTATGAAACAGATTATAAAACGAAAGTGCTCCAGGCCAGGCGCCAGGAAAACTCCCTTTAA
- the scpB gene encoding SMC-Scp complex subunit ScpB, producing the protein MNDQERKSIIEGLLYVSGNEGIQLKEIAGVLEMPESEAADLIEDLKKEYESGRGLMITEVADVYQFTTKPEHADYYRRLVQSPSSAGLSQAAMETLAIIAYRQPITRAEIEDVRGVKTERPLQTLMSKTLIKQAGRAEGTGRAILYATTREFLEYFGLKSIDELPPLPECVDEQEVEQEADLFFEKFKETVVEKEEEQAE; encoded by the coding sequence ATGAATGACCAGGAACGAAAATCTATCATTGAAGGACTGTTATATGTGTCCGGTAATGAAGGCATTCAGCTGAAAGAAATTGCCGGCGTACTTGAAATGCCTGAAAGTGAAGCGGCAGATCTAATTGAAGACCTGAAAAAAGAGTATGAGAGCGGACGCGGCTTGATGATCACTGAAGTGGCAGACGTATACCAGTTCACGACGAAGCCTGAACATGCTGACTACTATCGCCGGCTTGTCCAGTCGCCGTCTTCTGCAGGCCTATCACAGGCGGCGATGGAGACGCTTGCCATCATCGCTTACAGACAGCCGATCACCCGAGCCGAAATCGAAGACGTCCGCGGTGTGAAGACAGAAAGGCCGCTTCAGACGCTGATGTCCAAGACACTGATCAAACAGGCAGGGAGAGCGGAAGGTACCGGCAGGGCAATTCTTTATGCCACTACGAGGGAGTTTCTTGAATATTTCGGCTTGAAATCGATTGATGAGCTCCCGCCGCTTCCCGAGTGTGTCGACGAACAGGAAGTGGAGCAGGAAGCGGATCTTTTCTTTGAAAAATTCAAAGAAACTGTCGTTGAAAAAGAGGAAGAGCAGGCTGAATAG
- a CDS encoding segregation/condensation protein A, translated as MNVKYSVKIDAFEGPLDLLLHLINRFEIDIYDIPVAEITDQYMGYIHAMQELELDIASEYLVMAATLLAMKSRMLLPKQEPAELDEEFYEEEGDPRDELINRLVEYRKFKEAAGVLKKREAERSLVYTKEHADFQEFAQEDAAPSSLDVNLYDMIGALQKMLKRKQAKKPPQTKINRQEIPIEARMDEIVSDLKNWKGRKSFTDLFPHDDREQIVVTFLAVLELLKMKKIHCEQDKNFSEIWVYGSRDEGKSTNE; from the coding sequence ATGAACGTGAAATACAGTGTCAAAATTGATGCATTTGAAGGTCCGCTGGATCTGCTTCTGCATTTGATCAACCGGTTTGAAATCGATATATATGATATCCCGGTTGCTGAAATAACAGATCAATATATGGGCTATATCCATGCAATGCAGGAACTGGAACTCGACATTGCCAGTGAGTATCTGGTAATGGCTGCAACACTTCTGGCGATGAAAAGCCGCATGCTGCTGCCGAAACAGGAACCGGCAGAGCTGGATGAGGAATTTTATGAAGAAGAGGGAGACCCGCGTGATGAGCTGATTAACCGGCTGGTGGAATACAGGAAATTCAAAGAAGCTGCGGGAGTGCTGAAAAAACGGGAAGCAGAACGCAGTCTCGTTTACACGAAAGAACATGCCGATTTCCAGGAGTTCGCTCAAGAGGACGCCGCCCCTTCATCACTTGATGTCAATCTCTATGACATGATCGGGGCGCTGCAAAAAATGCTGAAGCGGAAGCAGGCCAAAAAGCCGCCGCAGACGAAAATCAACCGTCAGGAAATTCCGATCGAGGCAAGGATGGATGAAATTGTTTCGGATCTGAAAAATTGGAAAGGGAGAAAGTCGTTCACCGATCTTTTCCCTCATGATGACCGTGAACAAATCGTTGTGACATTTCTTGCTGTTCTCGAACTTTTGAAAATGAAAAAAATCCATTGTGAACAGGATAAAAACTTTTCTGAAATCTGGGTATACGGCAGCAGAGATGAAGGGAAGAGTACAAATGAATGA
- a CDS encoding nucleotidyltransferase domain-containing protein, with protein MRFSPEAAALLFINRYFPECAAAFLAGSTVRGDHTSASDLDIVIIGAEEPVDRRRCFIKYEWPIEVFLYSKDSFQVFFDSDCMLGIPYLPRMCAEGIILKDMDGTARKIKVEAKQRLAEGPPPWTQSQTDNARYLITELLDDLEGSEDVAENLFTAGQLADILHEFILRTNRQWTGFGKWTIRSLRRFDEKTAAEFTEAFQHFYQSGKKEKLTSFTESIIEPWGGKLFEGYKS; from the coding sequence ATGAGATTTTCACCTGAAGCTGCGGCACTGTTATTCATCAATCGGTACTTCCCGGAATGTGCAGCCGCCTTTTTGGCAGGAAGCACTGTCAGGGGAGATCACACCTCTGCATCGGATCTGGATATTGTCATAATTGGTGCGGAGGAACCCGTGGATCGGCGCCGGTGTTTTATAAAATATGAATGGCCAATAGAAGTTTTCTTATACAGCAAAGATTCATTCCAGGTCTTTTTCGACAGCGATTGCATGCTTGGCATCCCGTATTTGCCCAGAATGTGTGCTGAGGGGATCATTTTGAAAGATATGGACGGAACCGCCAGAAAAATAAAAGTAGAGGCAAAACAGCGTTTGGCCGAAGGGCCTCCGCCATGGACACAGAGTCAGACAGATAATGCCCGGTACTTGATAACCGAACTTCTTGATGATCTCGAAGGGTCTGAGGACGTGGCAGAAAATCTGTTTACAGCCGGACAGCTTGCGGACATCCTGCACGAATTCATATTGCGGACGAACAGGCAGTGGACCGGTTTTGGAAAGTGGACCATTCGATCACTGCGCCGCTTTGATGAGAAAACGGCAGCAGAATTCACTGAGGCATTTCAGCACTTTTACCAGTCCGGCAAAAAAGAAAAACTTACATCCTTTACAGAAAGTATCATTGAACCATGGGGAGGAAAGCTTTTTGAAGGGTACAAAAGCTGA
- a CDS encoding DUF309 domain-containing protein, which translates to MKLYAEPYLQFLLEFHGTRDYFECHEILEEEWKKEPRPEWQNVWEGLIKIAVSLYHQRRRNFSGAERLMKKAIKLLRGQPDELRQLGIDQKELIRMMDKRLSEIEHDVPYESMNLPLTDERLIERCKNLCERQGFTWCGQSDLADRMLIHRHALRDRQEVISERERQLELKKDNRQSD; encoded by the coding sequence TTGAAGCTTTATGCTGAGCCTTATCTACAGTTTCTGTTGGAGTTTCATGGCACGAGGGATTATTTTGAATGCCATGAAATTTTAGAAGAGGAATGGAAAAAGGAGCCGCGCCCCGAATGGCAAAACGTATGGGAAGGCCTCATAAAGATTGCGGTCAGCCTTTATCATCAAAGGCGGAGAAATTTCAGCGGAGCCGAGCGGCTGATGAAAAAGGCAATCAAACTGCTCAGAGGGCAACCCGATGAGCTCCGGCAACTCGGAATCGACCAGAAGGAGCTCATCCGGATGATGGATAAACGGCTCAGTGAAATTGAGCATGACGTTCCGTATGAAAGCATGAACCTTCCCCTGACAGATGAACGGCTCATCGAGCGGTGTAAAAACTTGTGCGAGCGCCAGGGCTTTACGTGGTGCGGACAAAGCGACCTTGCAGACAGAATGCTCATACACCGCCACGCACTTAGGGACAGGCAGGAAGTCATCTCTGAACGGGAACGGCAGCTTGAACTGAAAAAAGACAACCGGCAAAGCGACTGA
- a CDS encoding GNAT family N-acetyltransferase, producing MLIRYKKSYEKIAMGLLSFMPTEKDLKKLQETIKNYEEDEDWQLFLWKEEDIIGITGIEEKDNGEVELKHVCVNPSHRGQGIATKMIESLLDFLDDDQELKANKHTAGFLQRFEESAGRSEG from the coding sequence ATGCTTATTCGATATAAAAAAAGTTATGAAAAGATAGCGATGGGATTGCTGTCGTTCATGCCAACCGAAAAAGATTTGAAAAAACTCCAGGAAACGATTAAGAATTATGAAGAAGATGAAGACTGGCAGCTTTTTTTGTGGAAAGAAGAAGATATAATCGGCATAACCGGTATTGAAGAGAAAGATAACGGTGAAGTGGAGCTGAAGCACGTTTGTGTGAATCCATCGCACCGCGGCCAGGGAATCGCAACCAAGATGATTGAGTCCTTACTTGATTTCCTTGACGATGACCAGGAATTAAAAGCAAATAAACATACAGCAGGATTTCTGCAGCGCTTTGAGGAAAGTGCCGGCAGGAGTGAAGGCTGA
- a CDS encoding DUF1002 domain-containing protein, with protein MALSFLVLLAAATVSPVSFAHADAAEGDVIITLGEDLSEQQREEILNEMEAPDKPEIVTVTNEEEHQYLGNYISKAQIGSRALSSSKITVGKQGSGLIIETRNINWVTKEMYANALTTAGVKDADIYITAPFEVSGTAALTGIIKAYEISADVTITEQQKQVANEEMVTTAELGDKVGADKAAELMTNIKEKIAENKPETDAEMRTLIENAAKELGITLSDAELDSLVDLFNKMKELDIDWNQVSAQLEKAKENFKNFMESEEGQSILEKLKRFFSNVIDALSALFR; from the coding sequence TTGGCATTGTCGTTCTTGGTACTCCTTGCTGCGGCCACAGTCAGCCCGGTATCTTTTGCGCATGCCGATGCGGCTGAAGGCGATGTCATCATCACACTTGGTGAGGACCTTTCAGAACAACAGCGCGAGGAAATTCTTAACGAAATGGAAGCACCGGATAAGCCGGAGATCGTTACCGTTACCAATGAAGAAGAACACCAGTATCTTGGAAATTATATCTCTAAAGCACAGATCGGCTCTCGGGCGCTTTCTTCATCTAAAATAACTGTCGGGAAGCAGGGGTCGGGCCTTATCATTGAGACCCGCAACATCAATTGGGTCACAAAAGAAATGTACGCAAATGCACTGACAACCGCCGGAGTTAAGGATGCTGATATATATATCACTGCACCGTTTGAAGTTTCCGGGACAGCTGCCCTGACAGGGATCATCAAAGCATATGAAATATCAGCGGATGTCACAATCACCGAACAGCAAAAACAGGTTGCAAATGAAGAAATGGTCACAACAGCTGAACTTGGAGATAAAGTCGGTGCCGACAAAGCGGCTGAGCTGATGACTAACATCAAAGAAAAAATTGCTGAAAACAAACCGGAAACAGACGCTGAAATGAGAACACTGATTGAAAATGCCGCAAAAGAACTTGGTATTACGCTGAGCGATGCGGAGCTTGACAGCCTTGTTGACCTGTTCAATAAAATGAAAGAACTCGACATCGATTGGAATCAGGTCTCTGCCCAACTCGAAAAAGCAAAAGAAAATTTTAAGAACTTCATGGAATCAGAAGAGGGACAGTCAATTCTTGAAAAGCTGAAACGGTTTTTCAGCAATGTCATTGATGCCCTTTCAGCATTGTTCCGATAA
- the lysA gene encoding diaminopimelate decarboxylase, producing the protein MCGTAQRKKEREVLLSGTSRINGHGVLEIGGVSAEELANRYGTPLYVYDVALVKHKARSFLNSFKRLGVKAQVAYASKAFSSIAIIQVMAEEGLSLDVVSGGELHTAVTAGFPVERIHFHGNNKSYDELKMAARAGIGCFVADNFYELDLIEGIGREMGKKLPVMLRLTPGVEAHTHEYIITGQEDSKFGFDLQSGQADVAIRRALDSEAFHLLGIHSHIGSQIFETTGFVMAIDKLYQAIERWQEEIGYVPEVLNVGGGFGIKYTREDDPITPEQYIEEIVGAIREHSGRLGLNLPEIWIEPGRAIVGEAGTTLYKAGSQKEVPGTRRYIAVDGGMSDNLRPALYEAKYEAIVANRAAEENKELVSIAGKCCESGDMLIWDVELPEVKPGDLIAVFSTGAYGYSMANNYNRLPRPAVVFAEDGESQLAVKRETYEDIVKLDVPLRKKAANR; encoded by the coding sequence ATGTGCGGGACCGCGCAACGGAAAAAGGAGAGGGAAGTCTTGTTGTCAGGTACGAGCAGAATTAACGGGCATGGTGTTCTTGAAATCGGTGGAGTAAGTGCAGAGGAACTGGCAAACCGATATGGAACTCCTTTATATGTATATGACGTTGCTTTAGTAAAACATAAGGCACGGTCATTTTTAAATTCATTCAAACGTTTGGGTGTGAAAGCTCAGGTTGCCTATGCTAGCAAGGCCTTCTCATCAATAGCAATCATCCAGGTGATGGCTGAAGAGGGCCTGAGTCTTGATGTAGTTTCAGGGGGAGAGCTTCATACCGCGGTCACAGCCGGCTTTCCAGTTGAACGAATTCACTTTCACGGAAACAACAAAAGCTATGACGAATTGAAAATGGCAGCCAGGGCAGGAATAGGCTGTTTTGTCGCCGATAATTTTTATGAACTTGACTTGATTGAGGGAATTGGCAGGGAAATGGGAAAGAAACTTCCTGTTATGCTGCGCCTGACTCCTGGAGTGGAGGCGCATACCCATGAATATATTATAACCGGCCAGGAGGATTCCAAGTTCGGTTTCGATCTCCAGAGCGGTCAGGCTGACGTTGCTATCCGGCGTGCGCTGGACAGTGAAGCGTTCCATTTGCTTGGCATCCATTCCCATATCGGATCACAAATTTTTGAAACGACCGGCTTTGTCATGGCAATCGATAAGCTTTACCAGGCGATTGAAAGATGGCAGGAAGAAATTGGATACGTTCCCGAAGTCCTGAATGTCGGCGGCGGGTTTGGGATAAAGTATACAAGAGAAGATGATCCAATAACGCCGGAACAGTATATAGAGGAAATCGTCGGGGCCATCAGGGAACATTCCGGGCGTCTTGGGCTCAATCTTCCAGAAATATGGATTGAACCGGGGCGGGCCATTGTCGGTGAAGCGGGAACAACCCTTTATAAAGCCGGATCCCAGAAGGAAGTACCCGGTACCCGAAGATATATAGCCGTTGACGGCGGAATGAGTGATAATTTAAGGCCTGCACTTTATGAAGCGAAATACGAAGCGATTGTTGCCAATCGTGCCGCGGAAGAAAACAAAGAACTCGTATCAATCGCAGGTAAATGCTGTGAGAGCGGTGATATGCTCATTTGGGATGTCGAGCTGCCTGAAGTGAAGCCCGGCGATTTGATCGCTGTCTTTTCAACTGGAGCTTATGGCTACTCGATGGCGAACAATTATAACCGGCTGCCGCGGCCGGCAGTTGTATTCGCAGAGGATGGGGAAAGCCAGCTCGCGGTGAAACGGGAAACGTATGAGGACATTGTGAAGCTTGATGTTCCACTGCGGAAAAAGGCAGCAAATCGTTGA
- a CDS encoding spore germination protein, with product MAIKTNSKTPLSKEVAKNEEFLKKRIGVGTSFDLGVRKFTVNHREIQLYYLNGLCETQFIIELMKELVNLNESHRTTSRQLKELIHNRLVHQQVEEVTTIDEIVDQLLSGLVIILIDGEESAFVIDVRSYPGRTPEEPDTEKVVRGARDGYTENIIENTALTRRRIRDERLRHEIMQIGERSKTDVCVAYLQDVADPALVNVIKKELKEIDIDGIPMSDKTVEEFLVKQGFNPYPLVRYTERPDVAATHLLEGHVLILVDTSPSVIITPTTFFHHVQHAEEYRQTPAIGAFLRWVRFLGMAASIWLTPLWFLYVLEPALLPEGLDFIGPNEADSNIPIILQLLLADFGIDLLRMAAIHTPTPLSTAMGLIAAVLIGQIAIDVGLFVPEVILYVAVSAIGSFATPSYELSIANKLMRVALILLVFMFQVPGFIVGTLLIILFLVSIRSLETPYLWPFIPFNPKAFMQVLIRVSVPLSKTRPSIVRPQNRKKQAQK from the coding sequence ATGGCAATAAAAACGAACAGTAAAACTCCGCTCTCAAAAGAAGTGGCTAAGAATGAAGAGTTTTTGAAAAAGCGCATTGGTGTCGGAACGAGCTTCGACCTTGGTGTGAGAAAATTCACCGTGAACCACCGTGAAATCCAGCTCTACTATTTGAACGGGTTGTGTGAGACCCAATTTATCATTGAATTGATGAAAGAGCTTGTCAACCTTAATGAAAGCCACCGGACAACATCCCGGCAGCTGAAAGAGCTCATCCACAACCGGCTGGTCCATCAGCAAGTCGAGGAAGTCACGACAATTGATGAAATTGTCGACCAGCTCTTGTCTGGCTTGGTCATCATCCTTATCGACGGGGAAGAGTCAGCATTTGTTATCGATGTCAGAAGCTACCCGGGAAGGACACCGGAGGAACCGGACACTGAGAAAGTGGTTCGCGGGGCAAGGGACGGCTATACGGAGAATATCATTGAGAACACGGCATTGACCCGCCGCAGGATACGGGACGAACGGCTGCGCCACGAAATCATGCAAATCGGCGAAAGGTCGAAGACTGATGTCTGTGTTGCATACTTACAGGATGTGGCAGACCCAGCACTGGTGAACGTTATAAAAAAGGAACTGAAAGAAATAGATATTGACGGAATTCCGATGTCTGATAAAACGGTGGAAGAATTCCTGGTCAAGCAGGGCTTTAATCCATACCCGCTTGTCAGATATACCGAGCGTCCGGATGTTGCTGCAACACATTTGCTTGAAGGGCATGTACTGATTTTGGTTGATACGTCACCAAGTGTCATCATTACGCCCACCACCTTTTTTCATCATGTTCAGCATGCGGAGGAATACAGACAGACACCTGCAATCGGTGCGTTTTTGCGGTGGGTGCGTTTTCTTGGCATGGCAGCTTCCATCTGGCTGACCCCGCTCTGGTTTTTGTATGTCCTGGAACCAGCGCTTCTCCCTGAGGGACTCGATTTTATCGGACCGAATGAGGCGGATTCGAATATCCCCATCATCCTCCAGCTCCTGCTTGCTGATTTCGGGATAGATTTGCTCAGGATGGCGGCAATCCATACACCGACGCCGCTATCGACGGCGATGGGACTTATTGCAGCAGTATTAATCGGCCAAATCGCTATCGATGTCGGTCTGTTTGTGCCGGAAGTCATATTATATGTGGCTGTATCGGCAATCGGATCTTTTGCCACTCCGAGCTATGAATTAAGCATAGCGAACAAATTGATGCGCGTAGCGCTGATCCTCCTTGTTTTCATGTTTCAAGTTCCGGGCTTCATTGTGGGAACATTATTAATCATTTTGTTCCTTGTAAGCATTCGCTCGCTTGAAACACCGTATTTGTGGCCGTTCATCCCCTTTAATCCGAAAGCGTTTATGCAGGTGCTCATCAGGGTTTCTGTTCCTTTATCCAAGACACGCCCAAGCATTGTCCGTCCGCAAAACCGCAAAAAGCAGGCGCAAAAATAG
- a CDS encoding stage V sporulation protein AE, whose amino-acid sequence MKKVILVTDGDEYAKKTIEYAAAVVGGRCISRSHGNPTELAGEEMVQLIMEARDEPVFVMFDDCGYYGEGPGEKAMKEVAGHPGIDVLGVIAVASRPRYTEWTRVDVSIDKYGNPTANGIDKSGIPEMEEGRINGDTVDCVDGLDAGVVVGIGDIGKMGGHDDVKFGAPVTMAAVRMILERSGFDGNKNEQ is encoded by the coding sequence ATGAAGAAAGTCATTCTTGTCACAGATGGGGATGAATATGCGAAAAAGACGATTGAATATGCGGCAGCAGTTGTGGGTGGCCGCTGTATTTCAAGGTCCCACGGCAATCCAACGGAATTAGCCGGGGAAGAGATGGTACAGCTGATAATGGAAGCCCGGGATGAGCCGGTTTTCGTCATGTTTGATGACTGCGGTTACTATGGCGAAGGGCCAGGTGAAAAAGCGATGAAGGAAGTGGCGGGACATCCGGGCATCGATGTTCTCGGTGTGATTGCAGTCGCTTCCAGGCCGCGGTACACCGAGTGGACAAGAGTGGACGTGAGTATTGACAAATATGGAAACCCCACCGCAAATGGAATCGATAAAAGCGGCATTCCCGAAATGGAAGAAGGACGGATCAACGGTGATACTGTTGATTGTGTAGACGGCCTTGATGCAGGTGTTGTAGTGGGGATCGGGGATATAGGTAAAATGGGAGGACATGATGATGTCAAATTTGGCGCCCCTGTCACAATGGCAGCGGTCAGAATGATCTTGGAACGGAGTGGATTTGATGGCAATAAAAACGAACAGTAA
- the spoVAE gene encoding stage V sporulation protein AE, which translates to MEYFLAFVFGGAICVVGQLLLDMFKLTPAHVMSSFVVAGAVLDGFGIYDKFIKFAGAGATVPITSFGHSLLHGAMKESEDHGFIGIAMGIFQLTSAGISSAILFGFLVAVIFKPRG; encoded by the coding sequence ATGGAATATTTTCTTGCCTTTGTTTTTGGAGGGGCAATTTGTGTGGTGGGCCAGCTGCTCCTGGATATGTTCAAGCTCACCCCTGCCCATGTAATGAGTTCGTTTGTCGTGGCAGGGGCCGTGCTTGATGGATTCGGCATCTATGATAAATTTATAAAATTTGCCGGCGCCGGTGCGACAGTTCCGATCACAAGCTTTGGTCACTCCCTATTGCACGGAGCGATGAAAGAATCAGAAGATCACGGTTTCATTGGCATTGCAATGGGGATATTCCAGCTGACATCAGCAGGTATTTCCTCTGCTATATTGTTCGGCTTTCTTGTTGCCGTCATTTTCAAACCCCGGGGATGA